The following proteins are co-located in the Festucalex cinctus isolate MCC-2025b chromosome 15, RoL_Fcin_1.0, whole genome shotgun sequence genome:
- the myo5b gene encoding unconventional myosin-Vb isoform X4, whose product MSVNELYTKFTRVWIPDEENVWRAAEISRDFQQGESRLHLRLDDGTPLEYPAGPAAMPFLRNPDILVGENDLTALSYLHEPAVLHNLRVRFLESNHIYTYCGIVLVAINPYEELQIYGEEVINAYSGRNMGDMDPHIFAVAEEAYKQMARDEKNQSIIVSGESGAGKTVSAKYAMRFFATVGGSANDTNVEEKVLASSPIMEAIGNAKTTRNDNSSRFGKYIEIGFDRSYHIIGANMRTYLLEKSRVVFQAEDERNYHIFYQLCASASLPELRDLNLTSAQDFAYTSAGENIFIEGVDDADDLDRTRQAFRLLGIKDASQNAIFKVLAAILHLGNVEINAERDGESCHISSADAHLSHFCRLLGLEAGQMEHWLCHRKLATATETYVKSMPAKQAANARHALAKHIYARLFDWIVAHINVALRAATKQHSFIGVLDIYGFETFEVNSFEQFCINYANEKLQQQFNSHVFKLEQEEYMKEEIPWTLIDFHDNQPCIDLIEARLGVLDLLDEECKVPKGTDQNWAQKLYKQHSANVHFEKPRMSNTAFIILHFADKVAYECAGFLEKNRDTVYDEQINILKASKLQLVADLFSGEDGAAPKSARVNVRPAKSTPKPHNKEHRKSVGLQFRSSLHLLMETLNATTPHYVRCIKPNDDKEAFSFDSRRAVQQLRACGVLETIRISAAGYPSRWTYNDFFSRYRVLMPKADVSFPDKKLVCHKLLEKLIKEGDMFQLGKSKIFFRAGQVAYLEKLRADKFRAACIRVQKTVRGWLQRLRYRKIRKAVILLQRYGRGYLARRYAEYLRLTRAAVVCQKNYRMVRERRAFLKVRRAAVTIQAFARGMFTRRIYQEFLLHHKALIIQRCVRGWLQRRKFARMRRAAVALQCAYRRSRALRRYKALKAEARSAQGHKKLNSGMENKIVQLQRKMDEQGKDHREQKDQLLRANTTLGTELSRVQQQLQQLQQQARGQQGGDAAAQLTALRAQAGSLGEQLDGARARESQTEERHGREKRDLQQRVSELEEENALLKSQKEELNHKIKQLAARAQEDVGSALLRAEMDAERRRYQNLLKEYSRLEQRYDNLKEEVSLAKFQPGHQRSSSTQSSLESDSNYASISTSEAGDADDALQLAEEMGTDKAAMDVGVFVKLQKRVRELEHERKRLQASLDKMEDDARNKDNEDEEAARNLKSAAEQDAADLAYNNLKRQELERDNRQLKEDLERLRRSVGRQAGHADGYDVLLSQLKAANEELDARKEEVVILRTQIGGAAQRRAREDEDEAAEAEGTDEVDVAPLPSDGEAARRVYRRVCQSNKLLERQLECQSQQHGEEVSALRAEVETLKEDVEKKQEALNYATSLSPEALLEHSVQLEITRLTHDNLDLKELVEKLEKNERKLKKQLRIYMKKVQELEGKSERRQRGRRPLMAAAPHAASRGGRAKSELGRHVTLQRKEKDFQGMLEYDRDDEALIVKTLVTDVHPSALSASVPCLPAYILFMCVRHADYVNDDRKVESLLTATINAIKRVLKRNEDFETTSFWLANTSRLLHCLKQYSGDEAFMVQNTAKQNEHCLTNFDLAEYRQVLSDLSIQIYQQLIRIAEAAIQPMIVSAMLESESIPILAGVKPAGYRNRSSSVDKDGGGGVGGVGGSGAYTLQALIRRLSLFDGVMREHGLDPEIAGQVVRQLFHCVNAVTLNQILLRKDVCSWSAGMQLRYNTSQMEEWLRANKLYQTGAAQTLAPVIQAAQLLQVKKKTSQDADAICSLCTALNSQQIVKILNLYTPLNEFEERVTVSFIRNIQKQLQEREAGEAGDGGVAKDPPQLLVDTKQTFPLLFPYAPSSLGLETVHVPASLGLHFLVRV is encoded by the exons ATGTCCGTCAACGAGCTCTACACGAAG TTCACGCGGGTATGGATCCCAGACGAGGAGAACGTGTGGCGGGCGGCCGAGATCAGCCGAGACTTCCAGCAAGGCGAGTCGCGGCTGCACCTGCGTTTGGACGACGGCACG CCGCTGGAATACCCGGCGGGCCCGGCGGCCATGCCGTTCCTGCGCAACCCGGACATCCTGGTGGGCGAGAACGACCTGACGGCGCTCAGCTACCTGCACGAGCCCGCCGTGCTGCACAACCTGCGAGTGCGATTCCTCGAGTCCAACCACATCTACACCTACTGCG GTATCGTCCTTGTGGCCATCAACCCGTACGAGGAGCTGCAGATCTACGGCGAGGAAGTGATCAACGCCTACAGCGGTCGCAACATGGGCGACATGGACCCGCACATCTTCGCCGTGGCCGAGGAAGCCTACAAACAGATGGCCAG GGACGAGAAGAACCAGTCCATCATCGTCAGCGGCGAATCGGGAGCCGGCAAGACGGTCTCCGCTAAGTACGCCATGAGATTCTTTGCCACCGTCGGAGGATCCGCCAACGACACCAACGTCGAGGAGAAAGTCCTCGCCTCCAGTCCCATCATGGAG GCCATCGGGAACGCCAAGACCACCAGGAACGACAACAGCAGTCGCTTCGGCAAGTACATCGAGATCGGCTTCGACCGCAGCTACCACATCATCGGCGCCAACATGCGCACGTACCTGCTTGAGAAGTCCAGGGTGGTCTTCCAG GCTGAAGACGAGCGCAATTACCACATCTTCTACCAGCTGTGCGCGTCCGCCTCTTTGCCCGAGCTGCGAGACCTCAACCTCA CCAGCGCCCAAGACTTTGCGTACACGTCCGCGGGCGAGAACATCTTCATCGAGGGCGTCGACGACGCCGACGACTTGGACAGGACCAGGCAGGCCTTCAGACTGCTGG GCATCAAAGACGCCAGCCAGAACGCCATCTTCAAGGtgctggcggccatcttgcaccTGGGCAACGTGGAGATCAACGCCGAGAGGGACGGCGAGTCCTGCCACATCTCG AGCGCCGACGCGCACCTGTCGCACTTCTGCCGGCTGCTGGGCCTGGAGGCGGGCCAAATGGAGCACTGGCTGTGCCACCGGAAGCTGGCGACGGCCACGGAGACGTACGTGAAGAGCATGCCGGCCAAGCAGGCGGCCAACGCCCGCCACGCCCTCGCCAAGCACATCTACGCCCGCCTCTTCGACTGGATCGTGGCGCACATCAACGTGGCGCTGCGCGCCGCCACCAAGCAGCACTCCTTCATCGGCGTCCTCGACATCTACGG GTTCGAGACCTTCGAGGTCAACAGCTTCGAGCAGTTTTGCATCAACTACGCCAACGAGAAGCTGCAGCAGCAGTTCAACTCG CACGTCTTCAAGCTGGAGCAGGAGGAGTACATGAAGGAGGAGATCCCGTGGACCCTCATCGATTTCCACGACAACCAGCCGTGCATCGACCTGATCGAGGCCCGACTCGGCGTGCTCGACCTTCTGGACGAGGAGTGCAAA GTGCCCAAAGGAACGGACCAGAACTGGGCCCAGAAGTTGTACAAGCAGCACAGCGCCAACGTCCACTTTGAGAAGCCTCGAATGTCCAACACGGCCTTCATCATCCTCCATTTTGCTGACAAg GTGGCGTACGAGTGCGCCGGCTTCCTGGAGAAGAACCGCGACACCGTCTACGACGAGCAGATCAACATCCTGAAGGCCAGTAAG CTCCAGCTGGTGGCCGACCTGTTCAGCGGCGAGGACGGCGCCGCCCCCAAATCGGCCCGGGTCAACGTGCGGCCCGCAAAGTCGACGCCCAAACCGCACAACAAGGAACACAGGAAGAGCGTTGGCCTGCAG TTCCGCAGCTCTCTGCATCTTCTGATGGAGACGCTCAACGCCACCACGCCGCACTACGTGCGCTGCATCAAGCCCAACGATGACAAGGAGGCCTTCTC GTTTGACTCCCGTCGAGCCGTGCAGCAGCTGCGAGCGTGCGGCGTCCTCGAGACCATCCGCATCAGCGCCGCCGGATATCCGTCCAG GTGGACGTACAACGATTTCTTCAGCAGGTATCGCGTGTTGATGCCCAAGGCGGACGTGTCGTTTCCGGACAAGAAGTTGGTGTGTCACAAGCTGTTGGAGAAGCTGATTAAG GAAGGCGACATGTTCCAGCTGGGCAAGAGCAAGATCTTCTTCCGCGCGGGCCAGGTGGCCTACCTGGAGAAGTTGCGCGCCGACAAGTTCCGCGCCGCCTGCATCCGCGTGCAGAAGACGGTTCGCGGCTGGCTGCAGAGGCTCCGCTACCGAAAGATCCGCAAAGCCGTCATCTTGTTGCAGAGATACGGGCGAGGGTACCTGGCGCGCAG GTACGCGGAATACTTGCGTCTGACGCGCGCCGCCGTGGTGTGCCAGAAGAACTACCGCATGGTTCGCGAGCGTCGCGCCTTCCTCAAGGTGCGGCGGGCCGCCGTCACCATACAGGCCTTCGCACGGGGGATGTTCACACGCAGGATCTACCAGGAG TTCCTGCTGCACCACAAGGCGCTGATCATCCAGCGCTGCGTGCGCGGCTGGCTGCAGAGGCGCAAGTTCGCGCGCATGCGGCGGGCCGCCGTGGCGCTGCAGTGCGCCTACAGGCGCTCGCGGGCGCTGCGCCGCTACAAGGCGCTCAAGGCGGAGGCGCGCTCGGCGCAAGGCCACAAGAAGCTCAACAGCGGCATGGAGAACAAGATCGTGCAGCTGCAGCGCAAGATGGACGAGCAG GGCAAGGATCACCGCGAGCAGAAGGATCAGCTGCTGCGCGCCAACACCACGCTGGGCACGGAGCTGAGCCGCGtgcagcagcagctgcagcagctgcagcagcaggCGCGCGGCCAGCAGGGCGGCGACGCCGCCGCTCAGCTGACGGCGCTGCGGGCCCAAGCGGGCTCGCTGGGCGAGCAGCTGGACGGCGCCCGAGCCCGCGAGAGCCAGACGGAGGAGCGCCACGGCCGCGAGAAGCGGGACCTCCAGCAG AGGGTGTCGGAGCTGGAGGAGGAGAATGCGCTGCTCAAGAGCCAAAAGGAAGAACTCAACCACAAGATCAAACAACTGGCCGCTCGCGCGCAAG AGGACGTGGGCAGCGCGTTGCTGCGTGCCGAGATGGACGCCGAGCGACGGCGCTACCAGAATCTCCTGAAAGAATATTCCAGACTGGAGCAGAGATACGACAACTTGAAGGAGGAAGTTTCTCTGGCCAAG TTCCAGCCGGGCCACCAACGAAGCTCGTCCACTCAGAGCAGTCTGGAGTCGGACTCCAACTACGCGTCCATCTCCACCTCCGAGGCGGGAGACGCCGACGACGCCCTGCAGCTGGCGGAG GAGATGGGCACGGACAAGGCGGCCATGGACGTGGGCGTGTTCGTCAAGCTGCAGAAGCGCGTGCGCGAGCTGGAGCACGAGAGGAAGCGGCTGCAGGCCAGCCTGGACAAAATGGAGGACGACGCCAGAAACAAG GACAACGAGGACGAGGAGGCGGCGAGGAATCTGAAGAGCGCCGCCGAGCAGGACGCGGCCGACTTGGCCTACAACAACCTGAAG CGGCAGGAGCTGGAGCGCGACAACCGGCAGCTGAAGGAGGACCTGGAGCGGCTGCGGCGCAGCGTGGGCCGGCAGGCGGGCCACGCCGACGGCTACGACGTGCTGCTGAGCCAGCTGAAGGCGGCCAACGAGGAGCTGGACGCGCGCAAGGAGGAAGTGGTCATCCTCAGGACGCAGATCGGCGGCGCCGCACAGCGACGCGCGCGG GAGGACGAGGATGAggcggcggaggcggagggcacGGATGAGGTTGACGTGGCGCCGCTGCCGTCGGACGGCGAAGCGGCCCGACGCGTCTACCGGCGCGTGTGCCAGTCCAACAA GCTCCTGGAGCGCCAGCTGGAGTGTCAGTCGCAGCAACACGGCGAGGAGGTGTCGGCGCTGCGGGCGGAGGTGGAGACGCTGAAGGAGGACGTGGAGAAGAAGCAGGAGGCGCTCAACTACGCCACCTCGCTGTCGCCCGAGGCACTGCTGGAGCACAGCGTGCAGCTGGAGATCACGCGGCTCACCCACGAcaacctg GACCTGAAGGAGCTTGTGGAGAAGCTGGAGAAGAACGAGCGCAAGCTGAAGAAGCAGCTGCGCATCTACATGAAGAAAGTGCAGGAGCTGGAAGGTAAGTCAGAGCGGCGTCAGCGCGGCCGGCGCCCTCTAATGGCGGCCGCCCCCCATGCAGCGAGCCGCGGCGGGCGCGCCAAGTCGGAGCTGGGTCGCCACGTGACGCTGCAGCGCAAGGAGAAAGACTTCCAGGGCATGCTGGAGTACGACCGGGACGACGAGGCGCTCATCGTCAAGACGCTCGTCACAG ACGTGCATCCGAGCGCGCTGTCGGCCAGCGTGCCGTGCCTGCCGGCGTACATCCTGTTCATGTGCGTGCGCCACGCCGACTACGTCAACGACGACCGCAAGGTGGAGTCGCTGCTCACCGCCACCATCAACGCCATCAAGCGCGTGCTCAAG AGGAACGAGGATTTCGAGACCACGTCCTTCTGGCTGGCCAACACCAGCCGACTGCTGCACTGCCTCAAGCAATACAGCGGCGACGAG GCGTTCATGGTGCAGAACACGGCCAAGCAGAACGAGCACTGCCTGACGAACTTTGACCTGGCCGAGTACCGTCAGGTGCTGAGCGATCTTTCCATTCAGATCTACCAGCAGCTCATCCGCATCGCCGAGGCCGCCATACAGCCCATGATTG TGTCGGCCATGTTGGAGAGCGAGAGCATCCCCATCCTGGCGGGGGTGAAGCCCGCCGGCTACCGGAACCGCTCGTCCAGCGTGGACaaggacggcggcggcggcgttggCGGCGTTGGCGGCTCGGGCGCCTACACGCTGCAGGCGCTGATCCGCCGCCTGAGCCTGTTCGACGGCGTGATGCGCGAGCACGGCCTGGACCCGGAGATCGCcggccaggtggtccgccagctCTTCCACTGCGTCAACGCCGTCACGCTCAACCAGATCCTCCTGCGCAAGGACGTCTGCTCATGGAGCGCCGGCATGCAGCTCAG atACAACACCAGCCAGATGGAGGAGTGGCTGCGCGCTAACAAGTTGTACCAGACGGGGGCAGCGCAGACGCTGGCCCCCGTCATCCAAGCCGCTCAGCTGCTGCAAGTCAAGAAGAAGACGTCGCAGGACGCCGACGCCATCTGCTCGCTCTGCACTGCCCTCAACTCCCAGCAG ATCGTCAAGATCCTCAACCTGTACACGCCGCTCAACGAGTTTGAAGAGCGCGTCACCGTCTCCTTCATCCGCAACATACAG AAGCAACTCCAGGAACGAGAAGCGGGCGAGGCGGGCGATGGGGGCGTGGCCAAGGATCCCCCCCAGCTGCTGGTGGACACCAAGCAGACCTTCCCGCTGCTCTTCCCGTACGCGCCGTCCTCCCTGGGCCTGGAGACCGTCCACGTTCCCGCCTCGCTGGGACTGCACTTCCTGGTCAGGGTCTGA
- the myo5b gene encoding unconventional myosin-Vb isoform X3 yields MDPRRGERVAGGRDQPRLPARRVAAAPAFGRRHAAGIPGGPGGHAVPAQPGHPGGRERPDGAQLPARARRAAQPASAIPRVQPHLHLLRYRPCGHQPVRGAADLRRGSDQRLQRSQHGRHGPAHLRRGRGSLQTDGQFFLWSLEISLTRWNVELSGLGESFCFGDRVGGRDEKNQSIIVSGESGAGKTVSAKYAMRFFATVGGSANDTNVEEKVLASSPIMEAIGNAKTTRNDNSSRFGKYIEIGFDRSYHIIGANMRTYLLEKSRVVFQAEDERNYHIFYQLCASASLPELRDLNLTSAQDFAYTSAGENIFIEGVDDADDLDRTRQAFRLLGIKDASQNAIFKVLAAILHLGNVEINAERDGESCHISSADAHLSHFCRLLGLEAGQMEHWLCHRKLATATETYVKSMPAKQAANARHALAKHIYARLFDWIVAHINVALRAATKQHSFIGVLDIYGFETFEVNSFEQFCINYANEKLQQQFNSHVFKLEQEEYMKEEIPWTLIDFHDNQPCIDLIEARLGVLDLLDEECKVPKGTDQNWAQKLYKQHSANVHFEKPRMSNTAFIILHFADKVAYECAGFLEKNRDTVYDEQINILKASKLQLVADLFSGEDGAAPKSARVNVRPAKSTPKPHNKEHRKSVGLQFRSSLHLLMETLNATTPHYVRCIKPNDDKEAFSFDSRRAVQQLRACGVLETIRISAAGYPSRWTYNDFFSRYRVLMPKADVSFPDKKLVCHKLLEKLIKEGDMFQLGKSKIFFRAGQVAYLEKLRADKFRAACIRVQKTVRGWLQRLRYRKIRKAVILLQRYGRGYLARRYAEYLRLTRAAVVCQKNYRMVRERRAFLKVRRAAVTIQAFARGMFTRRIYQEFLLHHKALIIQRCVRGWLQRRKFARMRRAAVALQCAYRRSRALRRYKALKAEARSAQGHKKLNSGMENKIVQLQRKMDEQGKDHREQKDQLLRANTTLGTELSRVQQQLQQLQQQARGQQGGDAAAQLTALRAQAGSLGEQLDGARARESQTEERHGREKRDLQQRVSELEEENALLKSQKEELNHKIKQLAARAQEDVGSALLRAEMDAERRRYQNLLKEYSRLEQRYDNLKEEVSLAKFQPGHQRSSSTQSSLESDSNYASISTSEAGDADDALQLAEEMGTDKAAMDVGVFVKLQKRVRELEHERKRLQASLDKMEDDARNKDNEDEEAARNLKSAAEQDAADLAYNNLKRQELERDNRQLKEDLERLRRSVGRQAGHADGYDVLLSQLKAANEELDARKEEVVILRTQIGGAAQRRAREDEDEAAEAEGTDEVDVAPLPSDGEAARRVYRRVCQSNKLLERQLECQSQQHGEEVSALRAEVETLKEDVEKKQEALNYATSLSPEALLEHSVQLEITRLTHDNLDLKELVEKLEKNERKLKKQLRIYMKKVQELEASRGGRAKSELGRHVTLQRKEKDFQGMLEYDRDDEALIVKTLVTDVHPSALSASVPCLPAYILFMCVRHADYVNDDRKVESLLTATINAIKRVLKRNEDFETTSFWLANTSRLLHCLKQYSGDEAFMVQNTAKQNEHCLTNFDLAEYRQVLSDLSIQIYQQLIRIAEAAIQPMIVSAMLESESIPILAGVKPAGYRNRSSSVDKDGGGGVGGVGGSGAYTLQALIRRLSLFDGVMREHGLDPEIAGQVVRQLFHCVNAVTLNQILLRKDVCSWSAGMQLRYNTSQMEEWLRANKLYQTGAAQTLAPVIQAAQLLQVKKKTSQDADAICSLCTALNSQQIVKILNLYTPLNEFEERVTVSFIRNIQKQLQEREAGEAGDGGVAKDPPQLLVDTKQTFPLLFPYAPSSLGLETVHVPASLGLHFLVRV; encoded by the exons ATGGATCCCAGACGAGGAGAACGTGTGGCGGGCGGCCGAGATCAGCCGAGACTTCCAGCAAGGCGAGTCGCGGCTGCACCTGCGTTTGGACGACGGCACG CCGCTGGAATACCCGGCGGGCCCGGCGGCCATGCCGTTCCTGCGCAACCCGGACATCCTGGTGGGCGAGAACGACCTGACGGCGCTCAGCTACCTGCACGAGCCCGCCGTGCTGCACAACCTGCGAGTGCGATTCCTCGAGTCCAACCACATCTACACCTACTGCG GTATCGTCCTTGTGGCCATCAACCCGTACGAGGAGCTGCAGATCTACGGCGAGGAAGTGATCAACGCCTACAGCGGTCGCAACATGGGCGACATGGACCCGCACATCTTCGCCGTGGCCGAGGAAGCCTACAAACAGATGGCCAG tttttcctctggtctcttgagatctccctaaccCGTTGGAATGTCGAGCTTTCTGGGCTTGGTGAAAGTTTCTGCTTTGGTGACcgtgtgggtggcag GGACGAGAAGAACCAGTCCATCATCGTCAGCGGCGAATCGGGAGCCGGCAAGACGGTCTCCGCTAAGTACGCCATGAGATTCTTTGCCACCGTCGGAGGATCCGCCAACGACACCAACGTCGAGGAGAAAGTCCTCGCCTCCAGTCCCATCATGGAG GCCATCGGGAACGCCAAGACCACCAGGAACGACAACAGCAGTCGCTTCGGCAAGTACATCGAGATCGGCTTCGACCGCAGCTACCACATCATCGGCGCCAACATGCGCACGTACCTGCTTGAGAAGTCCAGGGTGGTCTTCCAG GCTGAAGACGAGCGCAATTACCACATCTTCTACCAGCTGTGCGCGTCCGCCTCTTTGCCCGAGCTGCGAGACCTCAACCTCA CCAGCGCCCAAGACTTTGCGTACACGTCCGCGGGCGAGAACATCTTCATCGAGGGCGTCGACGACGCCGACGACTTGGACAGGACCAGGCAGGCCTTCAGACTGCTGG GCATCAAAGACGCCAGCCAGAACGCCATCTTCAAGGtgctggcggccatcttgcaccTGGGCAACGTGGAGATCAACGCCGAGAGGGACGGCGAGTCCTGCCACATCTCG AGCGCCGACGCGCACCTGTCGCACTTCTGCCGGCTGCTGGGCCTGGAGGCGGGCCAAATGGAGCACTGGCTGTGCCACCGGAAGCTGGCGACGGCCACGGAGACGTACGTGAAGAGCATGCCGGCCAAGCAGGCGGCCAACGCCCGCCACGCCCTCGCCAAGCACATCTACGCCCGCCTCTTCGACTGGATCGTGGCGCACATCAACGTGGCGCTGCGCGCCGCCACCAAGCAGCACTCCTTCATCGGCGTCCTCGACATCTACGG GTTCGAGACCTTCGAGGTCAACAGCTTCGAGCAGTTTTGCATCAACTACGCCAACGAGAAGCTGCAGCAGCAGTTCAACTCG CACGTCTTCAAGCTGGAGCAGGAGGAGTACATGAAGGAGGAGATCCCGTGGACCCTCATCGATTTCCACGACAACCAGCCGTGCATCGACCTGATCGAGGCCCGACTCGGCGTGCTCGACCTTCTGGACGAGGAGTGCAAA GTGCCCAAAGGAACGGACCAGAACTGGGCCCAGAAGTTGTACAAGCAGCACAGCGCCAACGTCCACTTTGAGAAGCCTCGAATGTCCAACACGGCCTTCATCATCCTCCATTTTGCTGACAAg GTGGCGTACGAGTGCGCCGGCTTCCTGGAGAAGAACCGCGACACCGTCTACGACGAGCAGATCAACATCCTGAAGGCCAGTAAG CTCCAGCTGGTGGCCGACCTGTTCAGCGGCGAGGACGGCGCCGCCCCCAAATCGGCCCGGGTCAACGTGCGGCCCGCAAAGTCGACGCCCAAACCGCACAACAAGGAACACAGGAAGAGCGTTGGCCTGCAG TTCCGCAGCTCTCTGCATCTTCTGATGGAGACGCTCAACGCCACCACGCCGCACTACGTGCGCTGCATCAAGCCCAACGATGACAAGGAGGCCTTCTC GTTTGACTCCCGTCGAGCCGTGCAGCAGCTGCGAGCGTGCGGCGTCCTCGAGACCATCCGCATCAGCGCCGCCGGATATCCGTCCAG GTGGACGTACAACGATTTCTTCAGCAGGTATCGCGTGTTGATGCCCAAGGCGGACGTGTCGTTTCCGGACAAGAAGTTGGTGTGTCACAAGCTGTTGGAGAAGCTGATTAAG GAAGGCGACATGTTCCAGCTGGGCAAGAGCAAGATCTTCTTCCGCGCGGGCCAGGTGGCCTACCTGGAGAAGTTGCGCGCCGACAAGTTCCGCGCCGCCTGCATCCGCGTGCAGAAGACGGTTCGCGGCTGGCTGCAGAGGCTCCGCTACCGAAAGATCCGCAAAGCCGTCATCTTGTTGCAGAGATACGGGCGAGGGTACCTGGCGCGCAG GTACGCGGAATACTTGCGTCTGACGCGCGCCGCCGTGGTGTGCCAGAAGAACTACCGCATGGTTCGCGAGCGTCGCGCCTTCCTCAAGGTGCGGCGGGCCGCCGTCACCATACAGGCCTTCGCACGGGGGATGTTCACACGCAGGATCTACCAGGAG TTCCTGCTGCACCACAAGGCGCTGATCATCCAGCGCTGCGTGCGCGGCTGGCTGCAGAGGCGCAAGTTCGCGCGCATGCGGCGGGCCGCCGTGGCGCTGCAGTGCGCCTACAGGCGCTCGCGGGCGCTGCGCCGCTACAAGGCGCTCAAGGCGGAGGCGCGCTCGGCGCAAGGCCACAAGAAGCTCAACAGCGGCATGGAGAACAAGATCGTGCAGCTGCAGCGCAAGATGGACGAGCAG GGCAAGGATCACCGCGAGCAGAAGGATCAGCTGCTGCGCGCCAACACCACGCTGGGCACGGAGCTGAGCCGCGtgcagcagcagctgcagcagctgcagcagcaggCGCGCGGCCAGCAGGGCGGCGACGCCGCCGCTCAGCTGACGGCGCTGCGGGCCCAAGCGGGCTCGCTGGGCGAGCAGCTGGACGGCGCCCGAGCCCGCGAGAGCCAGACGGAGGAGCGCCACGGCCGCGAGAAGCGGGACCTCCAGCAG AGGGTGTCGGAGCTGGAGGAGGAGAATGCGCTGCTCAAGAGCCAAAAGGAAGAACTCAACCACAAGATCAAACAACTGGCCGCTCGCGCGCAAG AGGACGTGGGCAGCGCGTTGCTGCGTGCCGAGATGGACGCCGAGCGACGGCGCTACCAGAATCTCCTGAAAGAATATTCCAGACTGGAGCAGAGATACGACAACTTGAAGGAGGAAGTTTCTCTGGCCAAG TTCCAGCCGGGCCACCAACGAAGCTCGTCCACTCAGAGCAGTCTGGAGTCGGACTCCAACTACGCGTCCATCTCCACCTCCGAGGCGGGAGACGCCGACGACGCCCTGCAGCTGGCGGAG GAGATGGGCACGGACAAGGCGGCCATGGACGTGGGCGTGTTCGTCAAGCTGCAGAAGCGCGTGCGCGAGCTGGAGCACGAGAGGAAGCGGCTGCAGGCCAGCCTGGACAAAATGGAGGACGACGCCAGAAACAAG GACAACGAGGACGAGGAGGCGGCGAGGAATCTGAAGAGCGCCGCCGAGCAGGACGCGGCCGACTTGGCCTACAACAACCTGAAG CGGCAGGAGCTGGAGCGCGACAACCGGCAGCTGAAGGAGGACCTGGAGCGGCTGCGGCGCAGCGTGGGCCGGCAGGCGGGCCACGCCGACGGCTACGACGTGCTGCTGAGCCAGCTGAAGGCGGCCAACGAGGAGCTGGACGCGCGCAAGGAGGAAGTGGTCATCCTCAGGACGCAGATCGGCGGCGCCGCACAGCGACGCGCGCGG GAGGACGAGGATGAggcggcggaggcggagggcacGGATGAGGTTGACGTGGCGCCGCTGCCGTCGGACGGCGAAGCGGCCCGACGCGTCTACCGGCGCGTGTGCCAGTCCAACAA GCTCCTGGAGCGCCAGCTGGAGTGTCAGTCGCAGCAACACGGCGAGGAGGTGTCGGCGCTGCGGGCGGAGGTGGAGACGCTGAAGGAGGACGTGGAGAAGAAGCAGGAGGCGCTCAACTACGCCACCTCGCTGTCGCCCGAGGCACTGCTGGAGCACAGCGTGCAGCTGGAGATCACGCGGCTCACCCACGAcaacctg GACCTGAAGGAGCTTGTGGAGAAGCTGGAGAAGAACGAGCGCAAGCTGAAGAAGCAGCTGCGCATCTACATGAAGAAAGTGCAGGAGCTGGAAG CGAGCCGCGGCGGGCGCGCCAAGTCGGAGCTGGGTCGCCACGTGACGCTGCAGCGCAAGGAGAAAGACTTCCAGGGCATGCTGGAGTACGACCGGGACGACGAGGCGCTCATCGTCAAGACGCTCGTCACAG ACGTGCATCCGAGCGCGCTGTCGGCCAGCGTGCCGTGCCTGCCGGCGTACATCCTGTTCATGTGCGTGCGCCACGCCGACTACGTCAACGACGACCGCAAGGTGGAGTCGCTGCTCACCGCCACCATCAACGCCATCAAGCGCGTGCTCAAG AGGAACGAGGATTTCGAGACCACGTCCTTCTGGCTGGCCAACACCAGCCGACTGCTGCACTGCCTCAAGCAATACAGCGGCGACGAG GCGTTCATGGTGCAGAACACGGCCAAGCAGAACGAGCACTGCCTGACGAACTTTGACCTGGCCGAGTACCGTCAGGTGCTGAGCGATCTTTCCATTCAGATCTACCAGCAGCTCATCCGCATCGCCGAGGCCGCCATACAGCCCATGATTG TGTCGGCCATGTTGGAGAGCGAGAGCATCCCCATCCTGGCGGGGGTGAAGCCCGCCGGCTACCGGAACCGCTCGTCCAGCGTGGACaaggacggcggcggcggcgttggCGGCGTTGGCGGCTCGGGCGCCTACACGCTGCAGGCGCTGATCCGCCGCCTGAGCCTGTTCGACGGCGTGATGCGCGAGCACGGCCTGGACCCGGAGATCGCcggccaggtggtccgccagctCTTCCACTGCGTCAACGCCGTCACGCTCAACCAGATCCTCCTGCGCAAGGACGTCTGCTCATGGAGCGCCGGCATGCAGCTCAG atACAACACCAGCCAGATGGAGGAGTGGCTGCGCGCTAACAAGTTGTACCAGACGGGGGCAGCGCAGACGCTGGCCCCCGTCATCCAAGCCGCTCAGCTGCTGCAAGTCAAGAAGAAGACGTCGCAGGACGCCGACGCCATCTGCTCGCTCTGCACTGCCCTCAACTCCCAGCAG ATCGTCAAGATCCTCAACCTGTACACGCCGCTCAACGAGTTTGAAGAGCGCGTCACCGTCTCCTTCATCCGCAACATACAG AAGCAACTCCAGGAACGAGAAGCGGGCGAGGCGGGCGATGGGGGCGTGGCCAAGGATCCCCCCCAGCTGCTGGTGGACACCAAGCAGACCTTCCCGCTGCTCTTCCCGTACGCGCCGTCCTCCCTGGGCCTGGAGACCGTCCACGTTCCCGCCTCGCTGGGACTGCACTTCCTGGTCAGGGTCTGA